The following nucleotide sequence is from Deltaproteobacteria bacterium.
GACACGCCGAGGATGTGCTCCATCAGCAGCACGTGCAGGGTGGTCACGTCCAGCCCGCGGAGCTCCGGGCTCATGTCCGGCGCCAGCCGCTGCATCGCCGCCGCGTCCTTCGGCCGCAGCGCCAGGTAACGCGTGTCGTCCCTGAAGGCGGCGCCGAGCACGCGCGCGCCGTCCTTGGCGTGTTCGAGAGTTTCCAGGAACCGCCGCCGGCCGCCCGCATCCCTGGGAAACGCCTCCACGTGGAAGTACCGCTGGAGCTTCTCTTCAAGCTCCGCGGCGGGCACCGGGGGCATCTCGCGCACCAGCCGGTGGGTGGGCAGGATCACCACGCCTTCCTCGTTCAGGTTGGCGAAGTACATCATCACCCGGTTGAACCCCTCGTCGCCGGTGGCGCCGGGCCGTTCCGCCAAGCGCCGTCGCCGGTAGTTGCCGGCGGCCTCGTAGCGGTGGTGTCCGTCCGCGATGAAGACCTCGCGCTCGCGCAGGGCCTCCCGCACCATGGCGATGAGCCCCGAGTCCGTCACCGCCCACAGCCGCGAGGTGCCGAACTCGCCCAGCTCCGCCTCGACCTTGGGCTTTTTCGAGCGGACGTGCTCGCGCAGAGCGTCGGTGAGGGTGGGCTTCTCGTCGGAGTAGAGCCCGAGGATGGAGCTGAACTGGGCGTCGCACGCCAGCATCAGCTTCAGACGGTCTTCCCTGGGCTCGGCCAGGGTGGCCTCGTGCCCGTGGATGGCGCCGTCGCCGAAGTCCTCGATGGAGGCCAGCGCGATGAAGCCGCGCCGCTCCCGCGTGATGCCGTCCCTCAGCCGGTACTGCTGGCTCAGGTAGTAGATGGCCGGGGCTTCCTCCGGCACCAGCGTGCCCTCGTCCTGCCATTCCCGGAAGCGCTGCGGCACCGTCGCGTACGGATCGGCGTCGCGGCTGAAGTCGATGCGCACGACGTTGCGCGGCGAGCGCTCGTACAGCTCGGCCTGGTGCTCGGGAGAGATGACGTCGTAGGGCGGCGCCATCACGCTCGAGAAATCGCCGACCTTGCCGGGGTCGTAAGTCAGTCCCCGGAAGGGAAAGATCTTGGCCATTGCGGGTCTTCTCCGGCTTCCCCTACGCCTTCAGGCTTTCCTGGAGCTTGGCGTCCCGGGTCTCCACGCCCGCGGCCAGCTCCTCCTTGAAGCGGGCCAGCTTGTCCGCGAGTTCCGGGTCCTTCCGCGCGATGATCTGGGCGGCGAAGATGCCCGCGTTGGCGGCGCCGCCTTTGCCGATGGCCATGGTCGCCACCGGCACGCCGGCGGGCATCTGCACCGTCGCCAGCAGCGCGTCCATGCCGTCCAGCGCGGATGCGCTCAACGGCACGCCGATGACCGGCAGCGTGGTGACCGCGGCCACCACTCCGGCCAGATGCGCCGCCGCGCCCGCGCCGACGATGAACGCCTCGATGCCCCGATCCGCCGCGCCCTTGGCGTAGGCGTGGGTGCGCTCGGGCGAACGGTGAGCGGACGATATGTGCATCTCG
It contains:
- a CDS encoding DUF1015 domain-containing protein; protein product: MAKIFPFRGLTYDPGKVGDFSSVMAPPYDVISPEHQAELYERSPRNVVRIDFSRDADPYATVPQRFREWQDEGTLVPEEAPAIYYLSQQYRLRDGITRERRGFIALASIEDFGDGAIHGHEATLAEPREDRLKLMLACDAQFSSILGLYSDEKPTLTDALREHVRSKKPKVEAELGEFGTSRLWAVTDSGLIAMVREALREREVFIADGHHRYEAAGNYRRRRLAERPGATGDEGFNRVMMYFANLNEEGVVILPTHRLVREMPPVPAAELEEKLQRYFHVEAFPRDAGGRRRFLETLEHAKDGARVLGAAFRDDTRYLALRPKDAAAMQRLAPDMSPELRGLDVTTLHVLLMEHILGVSTRDAVNTDAVAYTHDAEEALAEAEAGRCQAALILNPPTAGEMIAVSLKGEKMPQKSTYFFPKLVTGLVIHKVEV
- the purE gene encoding 5-(carboxyamino)imidazole ribonucleotide mutase, with protein sequence MTHEGGDTVTDQSPKVAILMGSDSDVEVMKEAATRLESFGIPYEMHISSAHRSPERTHAYAKGAADRGIEAFIVGAGAAAHLAGVVAAVTTLPVIGVPLSASALDGMDALLATVQMPAGVPVATMAIGKGGAANAGIFAAQIIARKDPELADKLARFKEELAAGVETRDAKLQESLKA